A genome region from Stenotrophomonas maltophilia includes the following:
- a CDS encoding XVIPCD domain-containing protein: MEQATRYTATLYLAAPGTPLKSGGISPRGHMYLQVAAGDEAHSYGFAPPRHVPGETRSGVQYAQMRHDDADEHLDPYYSRTLEITEEHYGCLRDFAEEPAEFEFDVDRPATINRCSDFVWAALHYAGLHPLPAPLDGGSNLGEFAVLFNLPEIQCIAAPFPGSDLNAETHHAMPEREAEHHRQGDRAIDEPPPTPIEVAGTLLDPSHPDHRLFSQLIQKVAELDAAHGRPFDAASQRISASLLVLAKQNNLSRVDHVLLSRPTQSSHAAESIFIVQGDRNDPGHRRASIATEVAAKTDVADSLRLKEQ; this comes from the coding sequence ATGGAGCAGGCAACACGCTACACCGCAACGCTGTACCTGGCCGCGCCCGGCACCCCGCTGAAAAGTGGTGGCATCTCGCCGCGCGGCCATATGTACCTTCAGGTGGCCGCGGGCGACGAGGCCCACAGCTACGGCTTCGCCCCGCCGCGCCACGTGCCGGGCGAAACCCGCTCCGGCGTGCAGTACGCGCAGATGCGCCACGACGATGCCGACGAGCATCTGGACCCGTACTACAGCCGCACCCTGGAAATCACCGAGGAGCATTATGGCTGCCTGCGTGATTTCGCCGAGGAACCGGCCGAGTTCGAATTCGACGTGGATCGCCCGGCCACCATCAACCGCTGCAGCGATTTCGTCTGGGCGGCGCTGCACTACGCCGGCCTGCATCCGCTGCCGGCGCCGCTGGATGGCGGCAGCAACCTGGGCGAGTTCGCGGTGCTGTTCAACCTGCCGGAAATCCAGTGCATTGCCGCGCCGTTCCCGGGCAGCGATCTGAATGCCGAAACCCACCACGCGATGCCCGAGCGCGAGGCCGAACATCATCGCCAGGGCGACCGCGCGATCGATGAACCGCCACCGACGCCGATTGAAGTGGCCGGCACGCTGCTGGACCCCTCACATCCGGACCATCGCCTGTTCTCGCAGCTGATCCAGAAAGTGGCCGAACTGGATGCCGCGCACGGCCGCCCGTTCGATGCGGCCAGCCAGCGCATCAGCGCCAGCCTGCTGGTGCTGGCCAAGCAGAACAATCTCTCGCGCGTGGACCACGTGCTGCTCAGCAGGCCGACCCAAAGCAGCCATGCGGCGGAGAGCATCTTCATCGTGCAGGGGGACCGCAACGACCCGGGGCACCGCCGCGCCAGCATCGCCACCGAGGTGGCGGCCAAGACCGATGTGGCCGATTCGCTGCGGTTGAAGGAGCAGTAA
- a CDS encoding YncE family protein yields MFRNPLFRSAALAVAVSLSLGVPSAFADNAPAASATAAVQRQAVAKGLYELAYSPKQNAVFVASSGGFGDDAGPAQVLRLNPTTLAVETRIPLERKAFGVVLDDAHNRLYVGNTVDLSVTVVDTAQNKAVGTIQLMEKKTGKDGKAAYTHDLRELVVDSAANRLYVTGHSSQPDVSSVLFVIDTNTLKVIDTIDGLGNAKAPGLALDAANKRVYTSNLLADLVVVGTDSNKVVAQHRIAAEQPMNIALDPAGKRLFVTDQGSEFLRGYQAKSSGLVSKHPGQRVLVLDRSTGKELASIPTDAGPLGILLDAPRKRLYVTNREAGTVTAYNSDSYQKVATYKVPTHPNSLALDAKNNVLFVSIKNGEKDDKGADESVARIQL; encoded by the coding sequence ATGTTCCGTAATCCTCTATTCCGCTCGGCCGCGCTGGCCGTTGCCGTTTCGCTCAGCCTCGGCGTGCCGTCGGCCTTCGCCGACAACGCTCCCGCTGCCAGTGCCACCGCCGCCGTACAGCGCCAGGCCGTGGCCAAGGGCCTGTACGAGCTGGCCTACAGCCCGAAGCAGAACGCCGTGTTCGTGGCCTCATCCGGTGGCTTCGGTGATGACGCCGGCCCGGCCCAGGTGCTGCGCCTGAATCCGACTACGCTGGCCGTGGAAACCCGTATCCCGCTGGAGCGCAAGGCGTTCGGCGTGGTGCTGGATGACGCCCACAACCGCCTGTACGTGGGCAACACCGTGGACCTGTCGGTGACCGTGGTCGACACCGCGCAGAACAAGGCCGTCGGCACCATCCAGTTGATGGAGAAGAAGACCGGCAAGGACGGCAAGGCCGCCTACACCCACGACCTGCGCGAGCTGGTGGTCGACAGCGCGGCCAACCGCCTGTACGTGACCGGCCACAGCAGCCAGCCGGACGTGAGCAGCGTGCTGTTCGTGATCGATACGAACACGCTGAAGGTGATCGACACCATCGACGGTCTGGGCAATGCCAAGGCGCCGGGTCTGGCGCTGGATGCGGCCAACAAGCGCGTCTACACCAGCAACCTGCTGGCCGATCTGGTGGTGGTGGGTACCGATTCGAACAAGGTGGTGGCGCAGCACAGGATCGCCGCCGAGCAGCCGATGAACATCGCGCTGGACCCGGCCGGCAAGCGCCTGTTTGTGACCGACCAGGGCTCGGAATTCCTGCGTGGCTACCAGGCCAAGAGCAGCGGCCTGGTCAGCAAGCATCCGGGCCAGCGCGTGCTGGTGCTCGATCGCAGCACCGGCAAGGAACTGGCCAGCATCCCGACCGATGCCGGCCCGCTGGGCATCCTGCTGGATGCACCGCGCAAGCGCCTGTACGTGACCAACCGCGAAGCCGGTACGGTGACCGCGTACAACAGTGACAGCTACCAGAAGGTGGCGACCTACAAGGTGCCGACCCACCCGAACAGCTTGGCGCTGGATGCGAAGAACAACGTGTTGTTCGTGAGCATCAAGAACGGCGAGAAGGATGACAAGGGCGCTGACGAGAGCGTGGCGCGGATTCAGCTGTAA
- a CDS encoding XVIPCD domain-containing protein, which translates to MDKPRYTVEIVIAAPGTPLIDPRTHKPAVDAEGVPQTSAPGHMFYVLHAPGVPAKSYGFAPKEHGSMNGPGAIMEDDATVYRDPRYTRTLEISEEQYRKLQQFGSDPEKFGFSKHYQDVRHNCVDFTWEALNHAGIQRKGSIDVNALGGPAGQLLPDVRIPLDIKGAGKDAFRPLRNIHGVDSIDPPFPDSELNQRKTNPLPERSLKQHMLSDAEGMGERSGDLLARHSNDPLLSQIHQGVARLDAERGRAFDATSENISASLYALAKANGLTQVDHVLLSDRTAQADVAQSIFIVQGERNDPAQLRASMPTAVAAQTPAEISFERAEQLSQSGQARTQDELQQRQVQEQSGPRMA; encoded by the coding sequence ATGGACAAGCCGCGCTATACCGTAGAGATCGTTATTGCTGCACCTGGCACACCGCTGATCGACCCCAGGACGCACAAGCCGGCCGTCGACGCTGAGGGTGTTCCGCAGACGTCTGCCCCAGGACATATGTTCTACGTCCTGCATGCACCCGGCGTGCCTGCGAAGAGCTATGGATTTGCTCCCAAGGAGCACGGAAGCATGAATGGTCCTGGCGCCATCATGGAGGATGACGCAACGGTCTATAGAGACCCGCGCTACACCCGTACCCTCGAGATCAGCGAAGAGCAGTACAGGAAGCTCCAGCAGTTCGGCTCGGACCCGGAGAAATTCGGTTTCAGCAAGCACTATCAGGATGTTCGCCACAACTGCGTGGACTTCACCTGGGAAGCGCTGAATCACGCGGGCATCCAGCGGAAAGGCAGCATCGACGTGAACGCGTTGGGTGGTCCCGCCGGCCAGCTTCTTCCGGATGTTCGCATTCCTCTTGACATCAAGGGGGCAGGCAAGGATGCATTCCGACCGCTGCGCAACATCCACGGTGTGGACAGCATTGACCCGCCGTTTCCGGACAGCGAGCTCAACCAGAGGAAAACCAATCCCCTGCCGGAGCGCAGTCTCAAGCAACACATGCTGAGTGATGCCGAGGGCATGGGCGAACGAAGCGGTGATCTTCTGGCCCGGCACAGCAACGACCCGCTGCTCTCGCAGATCCACCAGGGCGTGGCCCGGCTCGATGCCGAGCGGGGCCGTGCCTTCGATGCCACCAGCGAGAACATCAGTGCCAGCCTGTACGCGCTGGCCAAGGCCAATGGCCTGACCCAGGTCGACCATGTGCTGTTGAGCGATCGCACCGCGCAGGCCGATGTGGCGCAGAGCATCTTCATCGTCCAGGGGGAGCGCAACGACCCGGCACAGTTGCGGGCCAGCATGCCAACGGCGGTGGCCGCGCAGACACCGGCAGAAATCTCCTTCGAGCGCGCTGAGCAGCTGTCGCAGTCTGGGCAGGCGCGTACGCAGGATGAGCTGCAGCAGCGCCAGGTGCAGGAGCAGTCCGGGCCGCGCATGGCCTAG
- a CDS encoding XVIPCD domain-containing protein encodes MAEITPNHPEYGLNQQIRQGVAALDAQHGRPFDQTSERLTASLTVLAREQGLQQVDHVLVSHATANQPAGHNIFVVQGDPANPAHLRAMMPTAVAAQTPVEQSMQTLGIAPQQPAMGQLPEQQAREQEQQQNPAHRLG; translated from the coding sequence ATGGCAGAGATCACCCCCAACCACCCCGAGTACGGCCTCAACCAGCAGATCCGCCAGGGCGTGGCCGCACTGGACGCCCAGCATGGCCGTCCGTTCGACCAGACCAGCGAACGCCTGACTGCCAGCCTGACCGTGCTGGCCCGCGAGCAGGGCCTGCAGCAGGTCGACCACGTGCTGGTCAGCCATGCCACGGCCAACCAGCCGGCGGGACACAACATCTTCGTGGTACAGGGCGACCCGGCCAATCCGGCGCACCTGCGGGCGATGATGCCGACCGCAGTGGCCGCACAGACGCCGGTCGAGCAATCGATGCAGACGCTGGGCATTGCCCCGCAGCAGCCCGCCATGGGGCAGCTGCCCGAACAGCAGGCCCGTGAGCAGGAACAACAGCAGAACCCGGCACACCGCCTGGGCTGA
- a CDS encoding DUF4440 domain-containing protein, whose product MLLLTLPLLAAGLAATPNANETLREQIRQADTQLFAAAFDDCDADKAAAMTTEDMEFFHDKAGKSASKRDDFRRSVAALCESTRANHTHLRRELMETSLQVFPLHDDRALEIGDHRFHERDAKGVEHWTGQARFIQVWRRVDGRWLAERVISYDHRPAD is encoded by the coding sequence ATGCTGCTGCTCACCCTGCCCCTGCTTGCCGCCGGCCTGGCCGCCACGCCGAACGCCAACGAAACGCTGCGCGAGCAGATCCGCCAGGCCGACACGCAGCTGTTCGCCGCCGCGTTCGACGACTGCGACGCCGACAAGGCGGCGGCCATGACCACTGAAGACATGGAGTTCTTCCATGACAAGGCGGGCAAGTCCGCCAGCAAGCGCGACGACTTCCGCCGCAGCGTGGCCGCCCTGTGCGAGAGCACGCGCGCCAACCACACCCACCTGCGCCGCGAACTGATGGAGACCTCGCTGCAGGTGTTTCCGCTGCACGACGATCGCGCCCTGGAAATCGGCGACCACCGCTTCCACGAGCGCGATGCAAAGGGTGTCGAGCACTGGACCGGCCAGGCGCGCTTCATCCAGGTCTGGCGCCGCGTGGACGGGCGCTGGCTGGCCGAGCGGGTGATCAGCTACGACCATCGGCCGGCGGACTGA
- a CDS encoding alpha/beta fold hydrolase, which produces MPASRIRLHVEDTGGDGRPVILIHGWPLSADAWKTQVSILRDAQHRVISYDRRGFGRSDKPAEGYDYDTLAADLAGVIEERDLRDVTLVGFSMGGGEVARYVANHGQERLHSVVFAAAVPPFLLRSDDNPDGPLTQDKADEMRSGLEKDREAFFDGFTRDFFSANGQLMVTEETRQAAIALCHQSDQTAALGCMKAFATTDFRDDLKKITVPTLILHGDSDAIVPFEGSGQRTHRAIARSEVVILEGAPHGCNTSHADHFNLALLNFLKR; this is translated from the coding sequence ATGCCTGCCTCCCGCATCCGCCTGCACGTTGAAGACACGGGTGGCGACGGCCGCCCGGTCATTCTGATTCACGGTTGGCCGCTGTCCGCCGATGCCTGGAAGACGCAGGTGTCGATCCTGCGCGACGCGCAGCACCGGGTGATCAGCTACGACCGGCGTGGCTTCGGCCGTTCCGACAAGCCGGCCGAGGGCTATGACTACGACACGCTGGCGGCGGATCTGGCCGGGGTGATCGAGGAACGTGATCTGCGCGATGTCACTCTGGTCGGCTTCTCGATGGGCGGCGGCGAAGTGGCCCGCTACGTGGCCAACCATGGGCAGGAGCGCCTGCACAGCGTGGTGTTCGCTGCGGCGGTGCCGCCGTTCCTGCTACGCAGCGACGACAACCCGGACGGCCCGCTGACCCAGGACAAGGCTGACGAAATGCGCAGTGGATTGGAGAAGGATCGCGAGGCGTTCTTCGATGGCTTCACCCGCGATTTCTTCAGCGCCAATGGCCAGCTGATGGTGACCGAAGAGACGCGTCAGGCAGCCATCGCGCTGTGCCATCAATCCGACCAGACGGCGGCGCTCGGCTGCATGAAGGCGTTTGCCACCACGGACTTCCGCGATGACCTGAAGAAGATCACGGTGCCCACCTTGATTCTGCACGGCGACAGCGACGCCATCGTGCCGTTCGAAGGTTCCGGGCAGCGAACGCACCGGGCGATTGCGCGCAGCGAGGTGGTGATCCTTGAAGGCGCGCCTCATGGCTGCAACACCAGCCATGCCGACCACTTCAATCTGGCGCTGCTGAACTTCCTGAAGCGGTAA
- a CDS encoding polysaccharide deacetylase family protein: MRWLLRAVPLLLCSLAVHAAEVDRRIAVTIDDLPWARVDQIVPPDLQARHEALMAQLHQADVPVVGFVNENKLEIDGQVHPARVQMLRDWLDAGYALGNHTYSHMDLNAKGVPAFQQDFLRGETVLRPLLAERGQAPQWMRHPYLRAGRTPEERAEMDVFFKNHGYRVAPVTVDNGEWVWAFAYANVMNEQPDSPAREATLAQLRKGYVPYMLNKLDYYEKQSQALLGYALPQVWLMHANELNAATFAELVAATKRRGYRFISLDEAMRDPAYARGAEGYSGRYGPSWLHRWAMAEKKPKEFYAGEPEVPTWVMKLAKVDSE, from the coding sequence ATGCGTTGGTTGCTGCGTGCTGTGCCGTTGCTGCTGTGTTCGTTGGCGGTACACGCCGCTGAAGTGGATCGCCGGATCGCGGTGACCATCGACGACCTGCCTTGGGCGCGGGTGGACCAGATCGTTCCGCCGGATCTTCAGGCGCGGCACGAAGCGCTGATGGCGCAGCTTCACCAGGCGGACGTGCCGGTGGTCGGCTTCGTCAACGAGAACAAGCTTGAGATCGACGGCCAGGTGCACCCGGCGCGGGTGCAGATGCTGCGCGACTGGCTGGACGCCGGTTATGCGCTGGGCAACCACACCTACTCGCACATGGACCTGAATGCCAAGGGCGTGCCTGCGTTCCAGCAGGACTTCCTGCGTGGCGAGACGGTGCTGCGGCCGTTGCTGGCCGAGCGCGGACAGGCACCGCAGTGGATGCGCCATCCTTATCTTCGGGCTGGCCGCACACCGGAAGAGCGTGCGGAGATGGACGTGTTCTTCAAGAACCACGGCTATCGCGTAGCACCGGTCACCGTCGACAACGGCGAGTGGGTGTGGGCGTTCGCCTATGCCAACGTGATGAACGAGCAGCCCGATTCCCCGGCACGCGAGGCGACGTTGGCGCAGCTGCGCAAAGGCTATGTGCCCTACATGCTGAACAAGCTGGACTACTACGAGAAGCAGTCGCAGGCGCTGCTGGGCTATGCGCTGCCGCAGGTGTGGCTGATGCATGCCAACGAACTCAACGCGGCCACCTTCGCCGAACTGGTGGCGGCAACCAAGCGCCGCGGCTATCGCTTCATCTCACTGGATGAGGCGATGCGTGATCCGGCCTATGCACGCGGTGCCGAAGGCTACAGTGGCCGTTACGGCCCGAGCTGGCTGCACCGCTGGGCGATGGCGGAGAAGAAACCGAAGGAGTTCTACGCCGGAGAACCGGAAGTGCCGACGTGGGTGATGAAGCTGGCCAAGGTGGATTCGGAGTGA
- a CDS encoding class I SAM-dependent methyltransferase, which translates to MPHYTGPLLTRDSADTLRRAHDKGAADWQGSLDLGRSEDSVALDGDGFHFRGQAYPWPGKLKDRTLYYWDGEEFAPISRYSGSLIKLVPTEWGAPTFEIDGIKMLPTSKLSPFEDARRKVELVAPAGKVILDTCGGLGYFAACALEAGVGQIRSFEKNADVMWLRTLNPWSPDPDSAAAGGRLQFSHGDVSQQIEQVASNSVDAILHDPPRFGIAGELYSQVFYDHLARVIRKGGRLFHYTGAPNKLTSGRDVPREVAKRLEKAGFKAELALDGVLAVKR; encoded by the coding sequence GTGCCCCACTACACCGGCCCCCTGCTGACCCGCGACAGCGCCGACACCCTGCGCCGTGCCCATGACAAGGGCGCTGCCGACTGGCAGGGCTCGCTCGACCTCGGCCGCAGCGAGGACAGCGTGGCGCTGGATGGCGACGGCTTCCACTTCCGTGGCCAGGCCTACCCGTGGCCGGGCAAGCTGAAGGACCGCACGCTGTACTACTGGGACGGCGAGGAGTTCGCGCCGATCTCGCGCTACAGCGGTTCGCTGATCAAGCTGGTGCCCACCGAATGGGGCGCACCGACCTTCGAGATCGACGGCATCAAGATGCTGCCGACCTCCAAGCTGTCACCGTTCGAGGATGCACGCCGCAAGGTCGAGCTGGTCGCCCCGGCCGGCAAGGTCATCCTCGATACCTGCGGCGGCCTGGGCTACTTCGCCGCCTGCGCGCTGGAGGCCGGTGTCGGCCAGATCCGCTCGTTCGAGAAGAACGCCGACGTGATGTGGCTGCGCACGCTCAATCCGTGGTCACCTGATCCGGACTCGGCGGCCGCAGGGGGCCGCCTGCAGTTCAGCCACGGCGATGTCTCGCAGCAGATCGAACAAGTGGCCAGCAACAGTGTCGACGCGATCCTGCACGACCCGCCGCGCTTCGGCATTGCCGGCGAGTTGTACTCGCAGGTGTTCTACGACCACCTCGCCCGCGTCATCCGCAAGGGCGGCCGGCTGTTCCATTACACCGGCGCGCCGAACAAGCTGACCAGCGGTCGCGACGTGCCGCGCGAAGTGGCCAAACGCCTGGAAAAGGCTGGCTTCAAGGCCGAGCTGGCGCTTGACGGCGTGCTGGCCGTCAAGCGCTGA
- the dmeF gene encoding CDF family Co(II)/Ni(II) efflux transporter DmeF has protein sequence MHLDALAAARRHEHRFDDGNPLAERNTRRAMWLTVSMMLVEIVGGWWFNSMAVLADGWHMSSHALALGLSVFAYRCARRYAHDPRFAFGTWKIEILAGYTSAIALLGVAALMAVQSLERLWVPAPIHYDEAIAIAVVGLAVNLLCAWWLHDSPGHAHHHHGHAHGDHHGHDHAHHDHAHGHDLNLRSAYVHVLADAATSVLAIVALLGGKLLGLTWLDPVMGLVGAVLVTVWAVGLLRDSGRILLDAQMDAPVVAEVREVIEQGPWPARLADLHVWQVGRGKYAVSASVVTSDANLDADTVRNALAIHEELVHVTVEIHRS, from the coding sequence ATGCATCTGGACGCCCTCGCCGCCGCCCGCCGCCACGAACACCGCTTCGACGACGGCAACCCGCTGGCCGAACGCAATACCCGCCGCGCCATGTGGCTCACCGTCAGCATGATGCTGGTGGAGATCGTTGGTGGCTGGTGGTTCAACTCCATGGCCGTGCTCGCCGACGGCTGGCACATGAGCTCGCACGCGCTGGCACTGGGCCTGTCGGTGTTCGCATACCGCTGCGCACGCCGCTATGCGCACGATCCGCGCTTCGCCTTCGGCACTTGGAAGATCGAGATCCTGGCCGGCTACACGAGCGCCATCGCCCTGCTCGGCGTCGCCGCACTGATGGCCGTGCAGTCACTGGAGCGGCTGTGGGTGCCGGCACCGATCCATTACGACGAAGCCATTGCCATTGCGGTCGTCGGCCTGGCGGTGAACCTGCTGTGCGCCTGGTGGCTGCACGACAGCCCGGGGCATGCGCATCACCACCATGGGCACGCCCATGGCGATCACCACGGGCATGACCACGCGCACCACGATCACGCGCATGGTCACGACCTGAATCTGCGCTCGGCCTACGTGCACGTTCTGGCCGACGCCGCCACGTCGGTGCTGGCCATCGTTGCCCTGCTCGGCGGCAAGCTGCTGGGCCTGACCTGGCTGGACCCGGTGATGGGCCTGGTCGGCGCGGTACTGGTCACGGTGTGGGCAGTGGGCCTGCTGCGCGACAGCGGCCGCATCCTGCTGGACGCGCAGATGGACGCACCGGTGGTGGCCGAAGTGCGCGAAGTGATCGAACAGGGCCCCTGGCCGGCACGCCTGGCCGACCTGCACGTCTGGCAGGTGGGCCGCGGCAAGTACGCGGTCAGCGCCAGCGTGGTCACCAGCGATGCCAACCTGGATGCCGATACCGTGCGCAACGCGCTGGCGATCCACGAAGAGCTGGTGCACGTGACAGTGGAGATCCACCGCAGCTGA
- a CDS encoding metal-sensing transcriptional repressor — MAHVHKHRKQLLTRVRRIGGQVAALEQALDRPEGEAGDCADVLVQVAAVRGAAHSLLMELLHEHLQEHVVGAEDPQQRAAEAEVLVELLRRYGK, encoded by the coding sequence ATGGCCCATGTACACAAGCATCGAAAGCAGCTGCTGACCCGCGTTCGCCGTATCGGCGGCCAGGTGGCGGCGTTGGAACAGGCGCTGGATAGGCCCGAGGGCGAGGCGGGTGACTGCGCGGATGTGCTGGTGCAGGTCGCCGCGGTGCGCGGTGCCGCACACAGCCTGCTGATGGAGCTGCTGCACGAGCACCTTCAGGAGCATGTGGTGGGCGCGGAAGACCCGCAACAGCGGGCCGCCGAAGCCGAAGTGCTGGTGGAGCTGCTGCGCCGCTACGGCAAATAG
- a CDS encoding MerC domain-containing protein, whose translation MKSPSAALLDAGAVALSSLCLLHCLALPLLAAVLPLFGAWAEAEWVHLLFVAIALPLTGYALWRAERRHPLPVLAWATAGAGLGLLLAGALALPSHDWETPMTVTGSLLLAATHIWNARHRHAG comes from the coding sequence ATGAAGTCACCTTCTGCCGCCCTGCTCGATGCCGGCGCGGTCGCCCTGTCCAGCCTGTGCCTGCTGCACTGCCTGGCGCTGCCCCTGCTCGCCGCCGTGTTGCCGCTGTTCGGCGCGTGGGCCGAAGCGGAGTGGGTGCACCTGCTGTTCGTGGCCATCGCCCTGCCGCTGACCGGCTACGCGCTATGGCGGGCCGAGCGCCGTCATCCGCTGCCCGTGCTGGCCTGGGCCACCGCCGGTGCCGGTCTGGGGCTGTTGCTGGCCGGCGCGCTGGCCCTTCCCTCGCATGACTGGGAAACGCCGATGACCGTTACCGGCAGCCTGCTGCTGGCCGCAACGCATATCTGGAACGCGCGGCACCGGCACGCAGGGTAG
- a CDS encoding GTP-binding protein, which yields MNTVSRADRRLPVTVLSGFLGAGKTTLLNQILRNREGLRVAVIVNDMSEVNIDAQLVREGGAELRRTEETLVEFSNGCICCTLRDDLLQEVRRLADAGRYDYLLIESTGIGEPMPVAATFAVRDEHGFSLSDIARLDTMVTVVDGSAFLADFGSSQRLAERGQQAGPEDDRGVVDLLCEQVEFADVIVVSKVDQVDDEVLQDTLAVLRGLNRDAKLLLSSFGDVPLAELLDTGRFDMERAQRAPGWVKELRGEHTPETEEYGIGSFVYRSRRPFHPARFARALQSGMPGVIRSKGWFWLANRMDWVGELNTVGAATRTQAAGFWYAARDRVRAGMEDTTPLLPPTPLPYSDLGWARQQADCWSAPLPGLEEFPDSAAHAAMQRLWHPLWGDRRQELVVIGVHMDERAVRAELDACLLNDQELRAGPLLWQQLPQAFPVWKR from the coding sequence ATGAACACTGTTTCCCGCGCCGACCGCCGCCTTCCGGTCACCGTGCTGTCCGGCTTCCTCGGGGCCGGCAAGACCACCCTGCTCAACCAGATCCTGCGCAACCGTGAGGGCCTGCGCGTGGCGGTCATCGTCAACGACATGAGCGAAGTCAACATCGATGCACAACTGGTGCGCGAAGGTGGCGCCGAGCTGCGCCGCACCGAAGAGACGCTGGTGGAATTCAGCAACGGCTGCATCTGCTGCACGCTGCGCGATGACCTGCTGCAGGAAGTGCGGCGCCTGGCCGATGCAGGTCGGTATGACTACCTGCTGATCGAATCGACCGGGATCGGAGAGCCGATGCCGGTGGCCGCGACGTTCGCGGTGCGCGACGAGCACGGCTTCAGCCTGAGTGACATTGCGCGCCTGGACACGATGGTGACGGTGGTGGATGGCAGCGCCTTCCTTGCCGACTTCGGTTCCTCACAACGCCTGGCCGAGCGTGGCCAGCAGGCCGGCCCGGAGGATGACCGCGGGGTGGTTGACCTGCTGTGCGAGCAGGTCGAGTTCGCCGACGTGATCGTGGTCAGCAAGGTGGACCAGGTGGACGACGAGGTACTGCAGGACACGCTGGCGGTACTGCGTGGGCTGAACCGGGACGCGAAGCTGCTGCTGTCCAGCTTCGGCGATGTGCCACTGGCCGAACTGCTGGATACCGGTCGCTTCGACATGGAGCGTGCACAACGTGCGCCGGGCTGGGTGAAGGAACTGCGTGGCGAGCACACGCCGGAAACCGAGGAGTACGGGATCGGCAGCTTTGTCTACCGCTCGCGACGTCCGTTCCACCCCGCGCGATTCGCCCGCGCGCTGCAGTCGGGGATGCCCGGCGTGATCCGCAGCAAGGGCTGGTTCTGGTTGGCCAACCGCATGGACTGGGTGGGCGAACTGAATACCGTGGGCGCAGCGACGCGCACGCAGGCGGCGGGATTCTGGTACGCCGCGCGCGATCGCGTGCGTGCGGGCATGGAGGACACCACACCGCTGTTGCCGCCGACACCGCTGCCTTACAGCGATCTTGGCTGGGCACGCCAGCAGGCCGACTGCTGGAGCGCACCGTTGCCGGGCCTGGAGGAATTCCCGGATTCGGCCGCGCACGCGGCGATGCAGCGGCTGTGGCATCCCTTGTGGGGCGATCGTCGCCAGGAACTGGTGGTGATTGGCGTGCACATGGATGAGCGCGCGGTGCGTGCGGAGCTGGATGCCTGCCTGCTCAATGACCAGGAACTGCGTGCGGGCCCGCTGCTGTGGCAGCAGTTGCCACAGGCGTTCCCGGTGTGGAAGCGTTGA